The following coding sequences are from one Chelonoidis abingdonii isolate Lonesome George chromosome 4, CheloAbing_2.0, whole genome shotgun sequence window:
- the SERPING1 gene encoding plasma protease C1 inhibitor isoform X1: MKSWLILVWLVTFAGQDWLNGAEGDRQCPASKVPQQAAAHNSTGDEEANNGTPQEAVICQEAPQTREGPEQTSGKRGKDGGEGEGEGQETQQGLVQEGPAGEESTGCEAASSVTEGEEEADRATGMSGPGGVPERPDISEIQSTMELDKKLDKELAKKPDKGLDEESDKEPAKKLEKELAKESTKEPTAAPTTQATTAPVTTPQRCPPSDPWGSCGDDSKEESPRVAIALTDFALNFYSKMAKVEGSGSNVVFSPFSVALALSHLLLGARGETKERLESILSYPSDLVCVHASLQRLVKSQPLISASELFLRQGLPLNEAFRNQSLRFYNSRPHVLSGNETLDLRFINKWVRDVTKGKIKRLLKELEPDVQLVLLNAVYFQSKWKMTFKVKNTVNETFYRPGQDSIQVPMMTSKKYPLAFFNDPSLQAKVGRLQLSHNMSLIVIVPQHVSQLAQVEQKLTKETFAAVMKKLMGVPFKPTVVSLPKLKLDSSQDLMEILGKMDYGIFYDSNLCGISEAEDLLVTNAQHRAMLELNEEGVEAAAATAFSVARTAWVFDVQQPFLFVLWNDDHGFPIFMGHVNDPRV; the protein is encoded by the exons ATGAAGAGCTGGTTGATCCTGGTGTGGTTGGTGACCTTCGCAGGC CAGGATTGGCTGAATGGGGCAGAAGGGGACAGACAGTGCCCTGCTTCCAAGGTTCCCCAACAAGCTGCTGCCCACAACTCCACAGGAGATGAGGAGGCCAACAATGGGACCCCCCAGGAGGCTGTGATTTGTCAAGAAGCTCCACAGACCAGGGAAGGCCCCGAGCAAACCtcagggaagagagggaaggatgggggagagggagagggggaggggcaggagaccCAGCAGGGACTGGTGCAGGAAGGGCCAGCGGGAGAGGAGTCCACAGGTTGCGAAGCTGCCTCCAGCGtgacagagggagaagaggaggctgATCGAGCTACTGGCATGAGTGGCCCTGGAGGGGTCCCTGAGAGACCAGATATATCAGAGATCCAGAGTACCATGGAGCTGGACAAGAAGCTAGACAAGGAATTGGCCAAGAAGCCGGACAAGGGGCTTGACGAGGAGTCGGACAAGGAACCAGCCAAGAAGCTTGAAAAGGAGTTGGCCAAGGAATCAACCAAGGAGCCCACTGCAGCACCCACCACTCAGGCCACTACGGCGCCCGTTACAACACCGCAGCGGTGCCCGCCCAGTGACCCCTGGGGAAGCTGTGGGGATGACTCCAAGGAGGAGAGCCCCAGGGTGGCTATAGCGCTGACTGATTTTGCACTGAATTTCTATTCGAAAATGGCCAAGGTGGAAGGCTCTGGCTCCAACGTGGTCTTCTCGCCCTTCAGTGTGGCTCTGGCACTCTCACACCTCTTGCTGG GGGCCCGGGGCGAAACCAAAGAGCGGCTGGAGTCCATCCTCTCCTACCCCTCAGATCTTGTCTGCGTCCACGCTTCACTGCAGCGGCTCGTCAAATCCCAGCCCTTGATCTCAGCCTCAGAGCTCTTCCTCCGCCAAG GCCTGCCCCTGAACGAAGCCTTCCGCAATCAGTCGCTGCGCTTCTACAACAGCCGGCCCCATGTGCTCAGTGGCAACGAGACCCTGGACCTGCGATTCATCAACAAGTGGGTGAGAGACGTGACCAAGGGCAAGATCAAGAGGCTGCTGAAGGAGCTGGAGCCTGACGTCCAGCTGGTGCTGCTCAACGCTGTCTATTTCCAGT CCAAGTGGAAGATGACCTTTAAAGTGAAGAACACAGTGAATGAGACGTTCTACCGCCCAGGCCAGGACTCCATCCAGGTGCCCATGATGACCAGCAAGAAGTACCCGCTTGCCTTCTTCAATGACCCCAGCCTGCAGGCCAAG GTTGGCCGGCTGCAGCTGTCCCACAACATGAGCCTCATAGTCATCGTGCCCCAGCACGTGTCCCAGCTCGCCCAGGTGGAGCAGAAGCTGACCAAAGAGACCTTCGCTGCGGTGATGAAGAAGCTGATGGGTGTCCCCTTCAAGCCCACCGTGGTGAGCCTGCCCAAGTTGAAGCTGGACAGCTCCCAGGACCTCATGGAGATCTTGGGGAAGATGG ACTATGGCATTTTCTATGATTCGAACCTGTGCGGCATCTCAGAGGCAGAAGATCTATTGGTGACGAATGCCCAGCACCGAGCCATGCTGGAGCTGAACGAGGAAGGGGTGGAGGCCGCGGCTGCCACGGCCTTTTCGGTGGCCCGCACTGCCTGGGTCTTCGATGTGCAGCAGCCCTTCCTCTTCGTGCTGTGGAATGACGACCACGGCTTCCCCATCTTCATGGGCCACGTCAACGACCCCAGAGTGTGA
- the SERPING1 gene encoding plasma protease C1 inhibitor isoform X2, with protein sequence MKSWLILVWLVTFAGDWLNGAEGDRQCPASKVPQQAAAHNSTGDEEANNGTPQEAVICQEAPQTREGPEQTSGKRGKDGGEGEGEGQETQQGLVQEGPAGEESTGCEAASSVTEGEEEADRATGMSGPGGVPERPDISEIQSTMELDKKLDKELAKKPDKGLDEESDKEPAKKLEKELAKESTKEPTAAPTTQATTAPVTTPQRCPPSDPWGSCGDDSKEESPRVAIALTDFALNFYSKMAKVEGSGSNVVFSPFSVALALSHLLLGARGETKERLESILSYPSDLVCVHASLQRLVKSQPLISASELFLRQGLPLNEAFRNQSLRFYNSRPHVLSGNETLDLRFINKWVRDVTKGKIKRLLKELEPDVQLVLLNAVYFQSKWKMTFKVKNTVNETFYRPGQDSIQVPMMTSKKYPLAFFNDPSLQAKVGRLQLSHNMSLIVIVPQHVSQLAQVEQKLTKETFAAVMKKLMGVPFKPTVVSLPKLKLDSSQDLMEILGKMDYGIFYDSNLCGISEAEDLLVTNAQHRAMLELNEEGVEAAAATAFSVARTAWVFDVQQPFLFVLWNDDHGFPIFMGHVNDPRV encoded by the exons ATGAAGAGCTGGTTGATCCTGGTGTGGTTGGTGACCTTCGCAGGC GATTGGCTGAATGGGGCAGAAGGGGACAGACAGTGCCCTGCTTCCAAGGTTCCCCAACAAGCTGCTGCCCACAACTCCACAGGAGATGAGGAGGCCAACAATGGGACCCCCCAGGAGGCTGTGATTTGTCAAGAAGCTCCACAGACCAGGGAAGGCCCCGAGCAAACCtcagggaagagagggaaggatgggggagagggagagggggaggggcaggagaccCAGCAGGGACTGGTGCAGGAAGGGCCAGCGGGAGAGGAGTCCACAGGTTGCGAAGCTGCCTCCAGCGtgacagagggagaagaggaggctgATCGAGCTACTGGCATGAGTGGCCCTGGAGGGGTCCCTGAGAGACCAGATATATCAGAGATCCAGAGTACCATGGAGCTGGACAAGAAGCTAGACAAGGAATTGGCCAAGAAGCCGGACAAGGGGCTTGACGAGGAGTCGGACAAGGAACCAGCCAAGAAGCTTGAAAAGGAGTTGGCCAAGGAATCAACCAAGGAGCCCACTGCAGCACCCACCACTCAGGCCACTACGGCGCCCGTTACAACACCGCAGCGGTGCCCGCCCAGTGACCCCTGGGGAAGCTGTGGGGATGACTCCAAGGAGGAGAGCCCCAGGGTGGCTATAGCGCTGACTGATTTTGCACTGAATTTCTATTCGAAAATGGCCAAGGTGGAAGGCTCTGGCTCCAACGTGGTCTTCTCGCCCTTCAGTGTGGCTCTGGCACTCTCACACCTCTTGCTGG GGGCCCGGGGCGAAACCAAAGAGCGGCTGGAGTCCATCCTCTCCTACCCCTCAGATCTTGTCTGCGTCCACGCTTCACTGCAGCGGCTCGTCAAATCCCAGCCCTTGATCTCAGCCTCAGAGCTCTTCCTCCGCCAAG GCCTGCCCCTGAACGAAGCCTTCCGCAATCAGTCGCTGCGCTTCTACAACAGCCGGCCCCATGTGCTCAGTGGCAACGAGACCCTGGACCTGCGATTCATCAACAAGTGGGTGAGAGACGTGACCAAGGGCAAGATCAAGAGGCTGCTGAAGGAGCTGGAGCCTGACGTCCAGCTGGTGCTGCTCAACGCTGTCTATTTCCAGT CCAAGTGGAAGATGACCTTTAAAGTGAAGAACACAGTGAATGAGACGTTCTACCGCCCAGGCCAGGACTCCATCCAGGTGCCCATGATGACCAGCAAGAAGTACCCGCTTGCCTTCTTCAATGACCCCAGCCTGCAGGCCAAG GTTGGCCGGCTGCAGCTGTCCCACAACATGAGCCTCATAGTCATCGTGCCCCAGCACGTGTCCCAGCTCGCCCAGGTGGAGCAGAAGCTGACCAAAGAGACCTTCGCTGCGGTGATGAAGAAGCTGATGGGTGTCCCCTTCAAGCCCACCGTGGTGAGCCTGCCCAAGTTGAAGCTGGACAGCTCCCAGGACCTCATGGAGATCTTGGGGAAGATGG ACTATGGCATTTTCTATGATTCGAACCTGTGCGGCATCTCAGAGGCAGAAGATCTATTGGTGACGAATGCCCAGCACCGAGCCATGCTGGAGCTGAACGAGGAAGGGGTGGAGGCCGCGGCTGCCACGGCCTTTTCGGTGGCCCGCACTGCCTGGGTCTTCGATGTGCAGCAGCCCTTCCTCTTCGTGCTGTGGAATGACGACCACGGCTTCCCCATCTTCATGGGCCACGTCAACGACCCCAGAGTGTGA